Proteins from a genomic interval of Mycolicibacterium grossiae:
- a CDS encoding PucR family transcriptional regulator, protein MARPWFTALEPPGHGAHLSDSALPDRANALAERLGAGPAGWAVDMGARMAAAITADIPQLAVDAVAAEVHKGCEAVALGALAALAHDDDVTFAAMSEVLAGPTEVVARGIGIEHMLRSIHVAHATAAGALLDAAERVVPEPQRFTEMRRINQILFDVVDVVTERMAAEYSRAQQEWMTSSIALRMEVVEELLNGTAVSIERATRILNYDLSRWHLAVIAWTDASAPAEAPQLRAVAQQSLLATGCTSTLVLPVGAHRVWAWGSRTAHPPEPFTSKAPPPEGVHLATGMPGAGIEGFRDSHRQATDAARVAAMSTRPERVFRYQDHDIVAMLSADPTAAREFVGRELGDLAGGDGNVVTMRQTLKAYLDRDRSLVRTAADLHVARNTVAYRVQRAEHLRGRPIAERRLHLHAALTLAEELGDAMLRPPTTPLA, encoded by the coding sequence ATGGCACGTCCATGGTTCACGGCGCTGGAACCGCCGGGACACGGCGCGCACCTCAGTGACTCGGCGCTTCCGGACCGCGCGAACGCACTGGCCGAGCGGCTGGGCGCCGGGCCGGCAGGCTGGGCAGTCGACATGGGGGCACGCATGGCGGCGGCCATCACCGCTGACATTCCCCAGCTGGCGGTCGACGCCGTTGCCGCCGAGGTCCACAAGGGGTGCGAGGCCGTAGCGCTGGGCGCGCTCGCCGCACTCGCCCACGACGACGACGTCACCTTCGCGGCGATGTCGGAAGTCCTCGCCGGGCCGACGGAGGTCGTTGCGCGCGGCATCGGCATCGAGCACATGTTGCGCAGCATTCACGTCGCCCACGCCACCGCCGCCGGCGCGCTGCTCGACGCCGCCGAGCGAGTGGTGCCCGAGCCACAGCGTTTCACCGAGATGCGGCGCATCAACCAGATCCTGTTCGACGTGGTCGACGTGGTGACCGAACGGATGGCCGCGGAATACTCCCGTGCTCAACAGGAATGGATGACCAGTTCGATCGCCCTGCGCATGGAGGTCGTGGAAGAACTGCTGAACGGGACGGCCGTCTCGATCGAGCGAGCCACCCGCATCCTCAACTACGACCTGAGTCGTTGGCACCTGGCCGTGATCGCGTGGACCGACGCCTCCGCACCCGCCGAGGCCCCGCAGCTGAGAGCCGTTGCCCAGCAGTCGCTTCTCGCTACGGGCTGCACGTCGACGCTCGTCCTCCCCGTGGGAGCGCACCGCGTGTGGGCATGGGGCTCACGCACGGCGCACCCGCCCGAGCCGTTCACCTCGAAGGCGCCGCCACCCGAGGGCGTGCACCTCGCCACCGGGATGCCCGGTGCCGGCATCGAGGGCTTCCGCGACAGCCATCGTCAGGCAACCGACGCTGCCCGAGTCGCCGCGATGTCGACGCGTCCCGAGCGCGTGTTCCGCTATCAGGACCACGACATCGTGGCGATGCTCAGCGCCGACCCGACCGCCGCCCGCGAATTCGTCGGGCGCGAACTCGGCGACTTGGCCGGAGGCGACGGAAACGTCGTCACGATGCGGCAGACGCTCAAGGCCTACCTCGACCGCGACCGCAGCCTCGTCCGGACCGCCGCCGATCTCCACGTGGCGCGCAACACCGTGGCGTACCGGGTCCAGCGGGCCGAGCACCTTCGTGGTCGGCCCATCGCCGAGCGGCGCCTGCACCTGCACGCGGCGCTCACCCTCGCCGAGGAACTCGGTGACGCGATGCTGCGACCCCCGACGACACCATTGGCCTGA
- a CDS encoding cytochrome P450, whose translation MAELTTDPVRLPPGVALPRIVQGAAMVIDQPRAFGFARHRYGPVFSVSVPLFGDSVVVGDPALIKELFTAGDLVETVTNLGDVIGPGSSFSLNGPPHLARRKLLMPPLHGKRMHVYEQIITEEVTRELATWPVGTEFATLPSMMRMTLNAILRAVFGADGPELDALRELLPPAVLLASRLTVLPAGLRRDFGRWSPGGRLERMRRECDDVIGTLIRRARAASDLDDRTDVLSMLVAARDEAGQPIPDDHIIDELQTLLAAGHETTATTLAWAMERLRRHPEVLSDLVAEVDAGGSDVLQAVIWEVQRSRPVIPGVLRVTKGRTRLGEWVLPEGHTVIASIALSHASSENYRDPERFDPTRFLDAKPDTSAWIPYGGGLRRCVGAAFANTEMLITLREILRTYSVETTSAPDERRKSRGIANAPGDGGIVVVHRRSTTEHTAC comes from the coding sequence ATGGCCGAACTCACCACTGACCCGGTGCGACTGCCGCCGGGCGTCGCGCTTCCGCGCATCGTTCAGGGCGCGGCCATGGTGATCGATCAACCGCGCGCGTTCGGTTTCGCTCGTCACCGGTACGGCCCGGTCTTCAGCGTGTCGGTGCCGCTGTTCGGCGACAGCGTCGTCGTGGGTGACCCCGCTCTGATCAAGGAGTTGTTCACCGCCGGGGACCTGGTGGAGACGGTGACCAATCTCGGCGACGTCATCGGACCCGGCTCGTCGTTCAGCCTGAACGGTCCGCCGCATCTGGCCCGCCGCAAGCTTCTGATGCCACCGCTGCACGGCAAGCGGATGCACGTGTACGAGCAGATCATCACCGAGGAAGTGACCCGCGAGCTCGCCACCTGGCCGGTCGGGACCGAGTTCGCCACCCTGCCGTCGATGATGCGCATGACCCTCAACGCGATCCTGCGCGCGGTGTTCGGCGCCGACGGTCCCGAACTCGACGCGCTACGCGAACTGCTGCCGCCCGCGGTGCTGCTGGCCTCCAGGCTGACCGTGCTGCCCGCCGGACTGCGGCGCGACTTCGGACGGTGGAGCCCGGGGGGACGCTTGGAGCGGATGCGGCGCGAATGTGACGACGTGATCGGCACACTCATTCGGCGTGCCCGTGCCGCGTCTGATCTCGACGACCGTACCGACGTGTTGTCGATGCTGGTCGCCGCGCGGGACGAGGCCGGGCAGCCCATCCCCGACGACCACATCATCGACGAGTTGCAGACCCTGCTGGCCGCCGGGCACGAGACCACGGCGACGACTCTGGCGTGGGCAATGGAACGGCTACGTCGCCACCCCGAGGTGTTGTCCGATCTGGTCGCCGAAGTCGACGCGGGCGGGTCGGATGTCTTGCAAGCGGTGATCTGGGAGGTGCAACGTAGCCGTCCGGTGATTCCCGGGGTCCTGCGGGTGACCAAGGGCCGCACCCGACTCGGCGAATGGGTGCTGCCCGAGGGACACACCGTCATCGCCAGCATCGCCCTGTCGCACGCCTCCTCGGAGAACTACCGCGATCCGGAGCGATTCGATCCGACCCGCTTCCTGGACGCCAAACCCGACACCAGTGCCTGGATCCCCTACGGCGGAGGACTGCGTCGGTGCGTCGGCGCCGCCTTCGCCAACACCGAGATGCTCATCACCTTGCGAGAGATTCTGCGGACCTACAGCGTGGAGACGACCTCGGCGCCCGACGAACGTCGCAAGTCGAGGGGAATCGCCAATGCGCCCGGGGACGGCGGCATCGTGGTGGTGCACCGGCGCAGCACGACGGAGCACACTGCTTGCTGA
- a CDS encoding TetR/AcrR family transcriptional regulator, with protein sequence MEATSERARAQSRTKDAEPYRRRILNAMAECIADVGYANTMVADVVRRAKTSKSKFYAEFGDREACLVALLSETNDANLAAVAAAVDPTAAWQTQVGQAVETWFDWAERRRHLTLTWIRDVPALGPTARSLQRIAMERFVELVRTLSDTDELKSIGIEPVPHARAVLLIGGLRELAAHTVEHDRPLAGVTEEAVRSAIALINPSA encoded by the coding sequence GTGGAAGCAACGAGCGAACGCGCACGAGCGCAGTCGCGGACGAAGGATGCCGAGCCGTACCGTCGACGCATCCTGAACGCGATGGCGGAGTGCATCGCCGACGTCGGCTACGCCAACACGATGGTGGCCGACGTCGTCCGTCGGGCCAAGACCTCGAAGTCGAAGTTCTACGCGGAGTTCGGCGATCGCGAAGCGTGCCTCGTCGCGCTGCTGTCGGAGACCAATGACGCCAATCTCGCCGCGGTGGCTGCCGCGGTCGACCCGACCGCAGCGTGGCAGACCCAGGTGGGCCAGGCGGTGGAGACGTGGTTCGACTGGGCCGAGCGTCGCCGTCACCTCACGCTCACCTGGATTCGCGACGTCCCCGCCCTGGGTCCGACGGCGCGTTCCCTGCAGCGCATCGCAATGGAACGCTTCGTCGAGCTGGTTCGCACGCTCAGCGACACCGACGAATTAAAGAGCATCGGCATCGAGCCCGTGCCGCACGCGCGCGCGGTCCTGCTGATCGGTGGGCTCCGCGAACTCGCGGCGCACACCGTCGAGCACGACCGGCCCCTCGCAGGCGTCACCGAGGAGGCGGTGCGCAGCGCCATCGCGCTGATCAACCCGTCCGCCTAG
- a CDS encoding cytochrome P450: MFRDNDFPSYRPDIFSTSAILDPHPHYRALRELGPVVRLPRRRLFALPRFGECKATLRADDVFLSGHGVAANALANRLSRGTTLNSDGADHDRRRKLVAHRLLPRALRGLNEAVEGTARTIVDEAVGRNRIDAVADLATALPLAVVPDLVGWPQDERRHLLPWAAATFDMLGPMNRHALRAIPRSLEMLRFTRAVVRNRNVLPGSMADELLTAVDDGDLSLEDVPPLMIDYIAPSLDTTISAISSAVHLFATHPDQWQLLRADPSMLPNAINEVVRFESPLRAFTRRTARDTTVAGYHIPAGARVLVMYASANRDEHEWDDPESFDIRRDAGRQLGFGNGAHACAGQGLARMETTALLTALLERVERIDLVGEPIWGVNNVIRRLERLPIRLVTAAS, from the coding sequence CTGTTCCGTGACAACGACTTTCCGTCGTACCGGCCAGATATCTTCAGTACGTCGGCCATCCTCGACCCCCATCCGCACTATCGAGCGCTGCGCGAACTCGGGCCGGTCGTGCGGTTGCCTCGCCGTCGCCTGTTCGCCCTGCCACGCTTCGGCGAATGCAAGGCGACGCTGCGCGCAGACGATGTCTTCCTCTCCGGCCACGGGGTGGCGGCCAACGCCCTGGCCAATCGCCTGTCCCGCGGCACGACGCTCAACAGCGACGGCGCCGACCACGACCGTCGGCGCAAGCTCGTCGCCCACCGACTGCTGCCCCGGGCGCTGCGCGGCCTCAACGAGGCCGTAGAGGGCACCGCCCGCACCATCGTCGACGAGGCCGTGGGCAGGAACCGCATCGACGCCGTCGCCGACCTCGCCACCGCGCTACCGCTGGCCGTCGTCCCCGATCTGGTGGGGTGGCCGCAGGACGAGCGCCGCCATCTCCTGCCCTGGGCTGCAGCCACGTTCGACATGCTCGGCCCGATGAACCGGCATGCACTGCGCGCCATCCCGCGCAGCCTCGAGATGCTGCGCTTCACACGCGCCGTCGTCCGGAACCGAAACGTGTTGCCGGGCAGCATGGCCGATGAATTGCTGACCGCCGTGGACGACGGCGACCTCTCCCTCGAGGACGTACCGCCGTTGATGATCGACTACATCGCGCCCTCGCTCGACACCACCATCAGCGCGATCTCCAGCGCCGTCCACCTCTTCGCGACTCATCCCGATCAGTGGCAGCTGCTTCGCGCGGACCCGAGCATGCTGCCCAATGCGATCAACGAAGTGGTCCGGTTCGAGTCGCCCCTGCGGGCATTCACCCGCAGGACGGCCCGCGACACCACGGTCGCCGGGTACCACATCCCCGCCGGCGCGCGCGTCCTCGTCATGTATGCCTCGGCCAACCGCGACGAGCACGAATGGGACGACCCGGAGTCGTTCGACATCCGCCGGGACGCGGGGCGTCAGCTCGGCTTCGGCAACGGCGCCCACGCCTGCGCCGGCCAGGGTTTGGCGAGGATGGAGACGACGGCACTGCTGACCGCCTTGCTCGAACGGGTCGAACGCATCGATCTGGTCGGTGAGCCGATCTGGGGGGTCAACAACGTCATTCGCCGTCTCGAGCGGTTGCCGATCCGGCTGGTCACCGCCGCGTCCTAG
- a CDS encoding TetR/AcrR family transcriptional regulator — protein MTVDDAPPVNRVERRKQRTRAALIAAAQTFIAQGKTNVPVLEITQAADVGMGSFYNHFSSKEELFDAAVVDVLDAHGALLDELTASIDDPAETFACSFRLTGRMFRRRPRESSILLSNGLSLINLDRGVAPRARRDIAAAIDAGRFTIDDLELALSLAGGVLVGTGALIRDRPDRDDAATADRATEELLRLFGMTADEAADICRRALPDLDTVFGPASPA, from the coding sequence ATGACCGTTGACGACGCACCGCCGGTGAACCGCGTCGAGCGACGCAAGCAGCGCACCCGCGCGGCGCTGATCGCTGCGGCGCAGACCTTCATCGCGCAGGGCAAGACCAACGTTCCGGTCCTCGAGATCACCCAGGCTGCCGACGTGGGGATGGGGTCGTTCTACAACCACTTCAGCAGCAAGGAGGAACTGTTCGACGCCGCGGTCGTCGACGTCCTCGACGCGCACGGCGCGCTGCTCGACGAGCTGACCGCGTCGATCGACGACCCAGCCGAGACCTTCGCGTGCAGCTTCCGCCTGACCGGCCGAATGTTCCGCCGACGCCCTCGCGAATCGTCGATCCTGCTGAGCAACGGCCTGTCGTTGATCAACCTCGACCGCGGCGTCGCGCCGCGCGCCCGGCGCGACATCGCCGCCGCGATCGATGCCGGACGCTTCACCATCGACGACCTGGAACTGGCGCTGTCGCTCGCCGGCGGCGTCCTCGTGGGCACCGGCGCTCTCATCCGCGACCGGCCCGACCGTGACGACGCCGCCACCGCGGACCGTGCGACGGAGGAACTGCTGCGACTCTTCGGAATGACCGCCGACGAGGCCGCGGACATCTGCCGACGGGCCCTACCCGACCTGGATACCGTCTTCGGGCCCGCCTCACCCGCCTGA
- a CDS encoding VOC family protein: protein MSHAVDVHHDIHSEDGARRGEHPGRSRNPLIKVRDIAWLEFEKPDLLRAEAFARAFGFQVAISTPDELHLRGTDAGAACVIVRRGERSRFTGVAFAAHDEVDVLTVADAAGVPTRPLPEATGGLAADLTDPSGIPVRVVAGMRDLPALPAQRPLAVNAGHEVVRTNATQRPLRVPARVQRLGHVVLQSTRYRQALDWYLDNLGMIVSDFLYFPGQRERGPTMGFIRCDRGATPTDHHSLAMALGPQNRYVHSAYQVADLDALAAGGEYLAERGYFRSWGIGRHIQGSQLFDYWRDPDGFLVEHFADGDVFDDSLEPGWAPFTASGLAQWGPPVSRDFLGTSPRSARDEALSMITALRRDNEFDVHRLLGLLKVATS, encoded by the coding sequence GTGAGTCACGCAGTCGACGTGCACCACGACATCCACAGCGAGGACGGAGCGCGCCGCGGCGAGCATCCCGGGCGCTCCCGCAACCCCCTCATCAAGGTCCGGGACATCGCCTGGCTCGAGTTCGAGAAGCCCGATCTCCTGCGTGCCGAGGCCTTTGCCCGGGCGTTCGGGTTCCAGGTCGCGATCAGCACACCGGACGAATTGCACCTGCGCGGGACCGATGCCGGGGCCGCCTGCGTCATCGTCCGGCGGGGTGAGCGCAGTCGTTTCACCGGCGTCGCCTTCGCCGCGCACGACGAGGTCGACGTCCTCACGGTCGCCGACGCCGCCGGCGTGCCGACCCGGCCGCTTCCCGAGGCCACGGGTGGTCTGGCGGCCGATCTCACCGACCCCAGCGGCATCCCCGTCCGCGTCGTGGCCGGGATGCGCGATCTGCCGGCGCTGCCCGCGCAGCGACCGTTGGCAGTCAACGCCGGCCACGAGGTCGTACGGACCAACGCCACGCAGCGCCCGCTGCGGGTACCGGCGCGCGTGCAGCGGCTCGGGCACGTGGTGCTGCAGTCCACCCGGTATCGGCAGGCCCTGGACTGGTACCTCGACAACCTCGGGATGATCGTCAGCGACTTCCTGTACTTCCCCGGTCAGCGTGAGCGCGGCCCCACCATGGGCTTCATCCGCTGCGACCGCGGCGCGACGCCGACCGATCACCACTCGCTGGCGATGGCGCTCGGCCCGCAGAACCGTTACGTGCACTCCGCCTATCAGGTCGCCGACCTCGACGCCCTTGCCGCCGGTGGCGAATACCTCGCGGAACGAGGTTATTTTCGCTCCTGGGGGATCGGCCGGCACATCCAGGGCAGCCAGCTCTTCGACTACTGGCGCGACCCGGACGGATTCCTGGTCGAGCACTTCGCCGACGGCGACGTCTTCGACGACTCCCTCGAACCCGGTTGGGCCCCGTTCACCGCCTCCGGCCTCGCCCAGTGGGGCCCGCCGGTGTCCAGGGACTTCCTGGGCACCAGCCCCCGATCCGCCCGCGACGAAGCGCTGTCGATGATCACCGCTCTTCGCCGGGACAACGAATTCGACGTCCACCGCCTCCTCGGCCTGCTGAAAGTAGCCACCTCGTGA
- a CDS encoding fumarylacetoacetate hydrolase family protein, which yields MTISILRTTDAWFVRNGNLAHRIRTAATSTGELLADRAAIEAAAGSGDSEAVDVADLRLTSPVTRPCRVIAQMTNFESHVRDSGMDPKTTPLTFFRKSSASITGPFDDIVKPSHVRFLDYEVEIGLVIGRDVAAGSSITEANLAEVIAGLVVTNDVSARDIQLPQTQFYEAKSYPTFTPVGPALVLLSAEELARFGDLRLRLSVNGEERQNALVEGDMLYRPLRALQALIRFQDLSAGDLVLTGTPAGTALSAPPKPIEIIGALLPPAVKWKAFFKRQAGNPKYLRHGDVVEARVATDDGAIDLGAQRTTVGDA from the coding sequence GTGACCATCTCCATCCTGCGCACCACCGATGCCTGGTTCGTCCGGAACGGCAACCTCGCGCACCGGATCCGCACCGCCGCGACCTCCACCGGCGAACTGCTCGCCGATCGCGCGGCCATCGAGGCTGCGGCGGGTTCCGGCGACTCCGAGGCGGTCGACGTCGCCGACCTGCGGCTGACGTCTCCGGTCACCCGCCCGTGCCGGGTCATCGCCCAGATGACGAATTTCGAGTCACACGTGCGGGATTCAGGCATGGATCCCAAGACCACCCCGTTGACGTTCTTCCGCAAGTCCTCGGCGTCCATCACCGGCCCGTTCGACGACATCGTCAAACCCAGCCACGTCCGCTTCCTCGACTACGAGGTCGAGATCGGCCTCGTCATCGGCCGCGACGTCGCTGCGGGGTCGTCGATCACCGAGGCGAACCTCGCCGAGGTGATCGCAGGATTGGTCGTCACCAACGACGTCTCCGCCCGCGACATCCAGCTGCCCCAGACGCAGTTCTACGAGGCCAAGTCCTACCCCACCTTCACGCCGGTGGGACCAGCGCTGGTTCTGCTGAGCGCCGAGGAACTCGCACGTTTCGGCGATCTGCGGCTGCGGCTGTCCGTCAACGGCGAGGAGCGTCAGAACGCGCTCGTCGAGGGGGACATGCTCTACCGCCCGCTGCGTGCCCTGCAGGCCCTGATCCGCTTCCAGGACCTCTCCGCGGGGGATCTCGTCCTGACCGGCACGCCCGCCGGGACGGCGTTGAGCGCTCCGCCCAAGCCGATCGAGATCATCGGCGCGCTGCTGCCCCCGGCGGTGAAGTGGAAGGCGTTCTTCAAGCGCCAAGCGGGAAACCCGAAGTACCTCCGCCACGGCGACGTCGTGGAGGCGCGGGTGGCCACCGATGACGGTGCCATCGATCTCGGTGCTCAGCGGACGACGGTCGGCGACGCATGA
- the mhpA gene encoding bifunctional 3-(3-hydroxy-phenyl)propionate/3-hydroxycinnamic acid hydroxylase MhpA has product MTVPSISVLSGRRSATHERVGVTGDRPGYVPVVVIGAGPSGIAVATLLAQYGIDVLILDRWEGVYPQPRAVHMDDEVMRIVDRLGIAERFAAVSRPALGLRLLDASHRVLAEFGRTTDVGAHGHPQANMYDQPDLERLLRENLANYPHAVLRGNAEVIDVVDDHRGRVRVTYADRGSGAEHVVEAAYVLGCDGANSTVRQRIGVTMKDLRFDQRWLVVDVATAADLRQWEGVHQVCDPIRAATYMRIGATRYRWEFRLLDGEAAEDFADLAALAPLIGPWTADVDPHDLDVIRVAEYTFRAQIADEWRRGPIFLLGDAAHLTPPFIGQGLCAGLRDASNLAWKLAGVLRGELPVAVLDSYEQERKPHARYMITTALSVGWAMTAGGRMGDALRRTIVPRLHLVPGVSDKLVDSTSPALHRSALVRPQHRLRRGLSGRLCPNALLQDDSRLDTRRGDGFAVVTTVVPTAAQRARATDRGARVVVAEGDLAAWLSRGHASAAIVRPDGTVMAAGRELDALLRRLPGYGAVRVRPPGMKATASGQNWLAPPST; this is encoded by the coding sequence ATGACGGTGCCATCGATCTCGGTGCTCAGCGGACGACGGTCGGCGACGCATGAGCGAGTCGGCGTGACCGGCGACCGCCCCGGCTACGTGCCGGTCGTGGTGATCGGCGCCGGGCCGAGCGGCATCGCGGTGGCCACGCTGCTCGCGCAGTACGGGATCGACGTCCTCATCCTCGATCGATGGGAGGGCGTCTACCCGCAGCCCCGCGCCGTGCACATGGACGACGAAGTCATGCGCATCGTCGACCGGCTCGGCATCGCCGAACGGTTCGCGGCCGTCTCCCGTCCCGCGCTCGGCCTGCGCCTCCTCGACGCGTCCCACCGTGTGCTCGCCGAGTTCGGCCGAACCACCGACGTTGGCGCGCACGGACATCCGCAAGCGAACATGTACGACCAACCCGACCTCGAGCGACTGCTGCGAGAGAACCTCGCGAACTACCCGCACGCCGTTCTGCGGGGCAATGCCGAGGTGATCGACGTCGTCGACGACCACCGAGGACGCGTGCGCGTCACCTACGCCGACCGCGGCAGCGGTGCCGAGCACGTCGTCGAGGCCGCCTACGTTCTGGGTTGCGACGGTGCCAACAGCACGGTCCGACAACGGATCGGCGTCACCATGAAGGACCTACGGTTCGATCAGCGGTGGCTCGTCGTCGACGTCGCGACTGCCGCCGATCTTCGGCAGTGGGAGGGCGTGCATCAGGTCTGCGATCCAATCCGTGCCGCCACCTACATGCGGATCGGTGCGACGCGGTACCGCTGGGAGTTTCGTCTGCTCGACGGCGAGGCCGCCGAGGACTTCGCGGACCTCGCCGCGCTGGCGCCACTCATCGGACCGTGGACGGCGGACGTCGACCCGCACGACCTCGACGTCATCCGGGTAGCCGAGTACACGTTCCGCGCGCAGATCGCCGACGAGTGGCGCCGCGGACCGATCTTCCTGCTCGGCGACGCCGCCCACCTCACCCCGCCCTTCATTGGCCAGGGGTTGTGTGCCGGACTGCGCGACGCGTCGAACTTGGCCTGGAAACTCGCCGGGGTCCTGCGTGGTGAGCTGCCGGTGGCGGTGCTCGACTCCTACGAGCAGGAGCGCAAACCGCACGCGCGCTACATGATCACCACGGCGCTGAGCGTCGGGTGGGCGATGACGGCCGGCGGTCGCATGGGCGACGCGCTGCGCAGGACCATCGTGCCGCGGCTCCACCTGGTGCCCGGGGTGAGCGACAAGCTCGTGGACAGCACGAGCCCTGCACTGCACCGGTCGGCGCTGGTGCGGCCGCAGCACCGCCTGCGACGGGGACTGAGCGGTCGACTGTGCCCGAACGCCCTGCTGCAGGACGATTCCCGCCTCGATACCCGGCGCGGCGACGGCTTCGCGGTGGTCACGACGGTCGTCCCCACCGCTGCTCAACGCGCACGCGCGACGGACCGGGGCGCACGCGTCGTCGTCGCCGAAGGTGACCTGGCCGCGTGGTTGTCCCGTGGCCATGCCTCGGCGGCGATCGTGCGGCCGGACGGCACCGTCATGGCGGCAGGCCGGGAACTCGACGCGTTGCTGCGTCGGCTTCCGGGATATGGCGCCGTCCGCGTGCGACCGCCGGGGATGAAGGCCACGGCGTCCGGTCAGAACTGGCTGGCCCCACCGTCGACGTAG
- a CDS encoding SDR family NAD(P)-dependent oxidoreductase has translation MSDLTGKVALVTGATSGIGLAGARALAQQGAYVFLVGRRQEALDEAVRGIGPDRASAIRADVTEQADLDHVAAVIEGSGRRLDVVFANAGISEVAVLGDLTWEHYRSIFDTNVGGITFAVQAALPLLNDGASIILCGSSGDVKAAPGNSVYAASKAAIRSLARSWAAELVDRKIRVNVVAPGLTQTPGLADLFTGADDALADLTATVPMQRRARPEEIGSVVTFLASESSSFMTGSEIYVDGGASQF, from the coding sequence ATGTCGGATCTGACGGGCAAGGTCGCACTGGTTACGGGGGCCACGTCGGGAATCGGCCTTGCCGGCGCACGCGCACTGGCGCAGCAGGGGGCCTACGTCTTCCTGGTGGGCCGCCGTCAGGAAGCCCTCGACGAGGCCGTTCGCGGCATCGGCCCCGACCGCGCGAGCGCCATCCGCGCCGACGTGACCGAGCAGGCCGATCTCGACCACGTCGCCGCCGTCATCGAGGGCTCGGGACGCCGACTCGACGTCGTCTTCGCCAATGCCGGCATCAGCGAAGTCGCCGTCTTGGGCGATCTCACGTGGGAGCACTACCGCAGCATCTTCGACACGAACGTCGGTGGAATCACCTTCGCCGTGCAAGCTGCACTTCCGTTGCTCAACGACGGCGCGTCGATCATCCTGTGCGGTTCGAGTGGCGACGTGAAGGCAGCACCCGGAAACAGTGTCTATGCCGCATCCAAGGCCGCCATCCGATCACTGGCCAGGAGTTGGGCCGCAGAACTCGTCGACCGCAAGATCCGGGTGAACGTCGTCGCACCAGGACTCACGCAGACACCGGGCCTGGCCGACCTGTTCACCGGCGCCGACGATGCCTTGGCTGACCTGACCGCCACGGTGCCCATGCAGCGCCGGGCACGCCCGGAGGAGATCGGCAGCGTGGTGACCTTCCTGGCGTCGGAGAGCAGCTCGTTCATGACGGGTTCGGAGATCTACGTCGACGGTGGGGCCAGCCAGTTCTGA
- a CDS encoding TetR/AcrR family transcriptional regulator encodes MGEGQHHAGGRPRAFDEGRALDGAIDVFWRLGFEGASLAELTQAMGINRPSLYAVFGSKEELFVRALERYGTTYHERLGGLLVRPTAYEVIESYLRDTAAHVRAGSVPGCLSIQGGLSCAPSNSHIPQLLADYRHGIEAAVAKALAGTKDAARIDPAALAGYAVTVGQGLAVDAAGGVSQARLDTVVDLALAGLEALMGPKADSGRRNASRRVAVPRGRR; translated from the coding sequence ATGGGCGAAGGGCAGCATCACGCGGGAGGCCGGCCGCGGGCCTTCGACGAAGGTCGAGCGCTCGACGGTGCCATCGACGTGTTCTGGCGCCTCGGCTTCGAAGGTGCCTCACTCGCCGAACTCACGCAGGCCATGGGCATCAACAGGCCGAGCCTGTACGCCGTGTTCGGCAGCAAGGAGGAACTCTTCGTCCGCGCGTTGGAGCGCTACGGCACGACCTATCACGAACGACTCGGCGGACTGTTGGTGCGCCCCACGGCATACGAGGTCATCGAGTCCTATCTGCGCGACACCGCGGCCCACGTGCGCGCGGGAAGCGTGCCGGGGTGCCTCTCCATCCAGGGCGGTCTGTCCTGCGCCCCGAGCAACTCCCACATACCGCAACTCCTCGCCGACTACCGGCACGGCATCGAGGCCGCGGTGGCGAAGGCCCTCGCGGGCACCAAGGACGCGGCGCGCATCGACCCGGCGGCGTTGGCGGGATACGCCGTCACGGTCGGGCAGGGTCTCGCCGTGGACGCTGCGGGAGGTGTCTCGCAGGCGAGGCTGGACACCGTCGTCGACCTGGCGCTCGCCGGCCTCGAAGCCTTGATGGGGCCGAAAGCGGACAGCGGTCGACGCAACGCCAGTCGACGCGTAGCGGTTCCTCGCGGTCGTCGTTGA